In the Cheilinus undulatus linkage group 19, ASM1832078v1, whole genome shotgun sequence genome, one interval contains:
- the lypla1 gene encoding acyl-protein thioesterase 1, with translation MCGNNMSAPLPAIVPAARKATAAVIFLHGLGDTGHGWAEAFAGIRIPHVKYICPHAPTMPVSLNMRMSMPSWFDIYGLNPDAEEDESGIKRASENIKALIDQEVKNGIPSHRIILGGFSQGGALSLYTALTTQQKLAGVVALSCWLPLRNSFPQASASSANKDMHVLQCHGDSDPLVPFIFGSQTLEKMKSLINPANITFKSYRGLPHGACPEEMVDVKRFIEKQLPPIRDE, from the exons ATGTGCGGCAATAACATGTCAGCGCCTTTACCTGCCATTGTGCCTGCAGCCCGGAAAGCTACTGCAGCG GTGATATTTCTGCATGGCCTTGGAGATACAGG GCATGGCTGGGCAGAGGCTTTTGCAGGCATCAGGATACCACATGTGAAATACATCTGTCCTCATGC TCCCACCATGCCTGTTTCTTTGAACATGAGAATGTCAATGCCTTCCTG GTTTGATATCTATGGGTTAAACCCAGAtgcagaggaagatgagagtgGTATAAAAAGAGCGTCAGAGAACA TTAAAGCCTTGATAGATCAAGAAGTGAAGAATGGGATACCTTCACACAGAATAATTCTGGGTGGATTCTCACAA GGTGGAGCGCTGTCTCTCTACACGGCTTTGACAACTCAGCAGAAGCTCGCCGGTGTAGTCGCTCTGAGCTGTTGGCTTCCTCTCCGGAACTCCTTCCCTCAG GCTTCTGCCAGCAGTGCAAACAAGGATATGCATGTCCTCCAATGCCACGGGGATTCCGACCCCCTGGTTCCGTTTATATTTGGCAGCCAGACATTGGAGAAGATGAAGAGCCTCATCAATCCAGCCAACATTACCTTTAAGTCATACAGGGGTCTACCTCACGGCGCCTGTCCAGAG GAAATGGTGGATGTCAAACGATTCATAGAGAAGCAGCTTCCTCCCATCAGAGACGAGTGA